A stretch of the Pan troglodytes isolate AG18354 chromosome 20, NHGRI_mPanTro3-v2.0_pri, whole genome shotgun sequence genome encodes the following:
- the LOC100609338 gene encoding uncharacterized protein LOC100609338, whose product MSFLLFPLLLPPPPSSSFILLLPPLLLPDSSSFFLLPLPLSSSFLLPPPPSSSFLLPLLFPSFLSSSSFLLLPLTPSSSYSFLLLPLSSSSFLFLLLPPPHPSSPSSSSPFPLPPSSSFLLPFLLLSFLFLPPPPSSSLLSSSSFLFLLTPPPPFLLPPPPSYSTSSSFLLHLSFSFFLLPLTPSSFLLLSLFPFPPPSSSFPPPLSSSSSPLLPLSSSSLLLLFPLPPPPSSSLLPFLLLSLFPLLPPSSSFLLPPFLLLFPLLPHPSSPFPPPPPSSSFLFLLLPSPPPLFSPSSSFPLLLPLSITHTHTGCPCPCVSSLRLDPQCFLLSRSRTHCSSLGRYSSPPHASTRPHLFLIVHLVALSLSGIFSLVLQTATPHCLLPSPSPARGPPPHPRPVISSSSVPNPQRRR is encoded by the coding sequence atgtccttcctcctcttccccctcctccttcctccacctccctcctcctctttcatcctcctccttcctcctctcctcctccctgattcctcttccttcttcctcctccctcttcctctttcctcctccttcctcctccctcctcctccttcctcctctttcctcctccctctcctcttcccctccttcctttcttcctcctccttcctccttctccctcttactccctcctcctcctactccttcctcctccttcctctttcctcctcctctttcctcttcctcctccttcctcctcctcacccctcctccccttcctcctcctctcccttccctcttcctccctcctcctccttcctcctccccttcctcctcctctctttcctcttcctccctcctcctccttcctcctccctcctttcctcctcctctttcctcttcctcctcacccctcctccccctttcctccttcctcctcctccctcttactccacctcctcctctttcctccttcatctttccttctccttcttcctccttcctcttactccctcctccttcctcctcctttccctctttccttttcctcctccctcctcctcctttcctcctcctctttcctcttcctcctcacccctcctccccctttcctcctcctccctcctcctcctctttcctcttcctcctcctccctcctcctcactcctccccttcctcctcctctccctctttcctcttcttcctccctcctcctccttcctcctccctcctttcctcctcctctttcctcttcttcctcacccctcctccccctttcctcctcctcccccttcctcctctttcctcttcctccttcttccttctcctcctcctcttttctctccctcctcctctttccccctcctcctccccctctccataacacacacacacacaggctgtcCCTGTCCCTGTGTGTCCTCTCTTCGGCTGGATCCTCAGTGTTTCCTCCTCTCTAGGTCTCGCACACACTGCTCCTCCCTTGGGCGATATTCCAGTCCTCCACACGCTTCCACCCGGCCCCACCTTTTCCTGATTGTCCACCTTGTGGCTCTCAGCCTTTCTGGAATCTTCTCCCTTGTCCTCCAGACTGCCACCCCCCACTGTCTTCTGCCCTCTCCTTCCCCTGCGCGAGGTCCTCCCCCTCATCCCCGCCCTGTCAT